One genomic window of Erinaceus europaeus chromosome 7, mEriEur2.1, whole genome shotgun sequence includes the following:
- the FZD5 gene encoding frizzled-5 isoform X1 has product MARPDPSAPPSLLLLLLAQLAGRAAAASKPPVCQEITVPMCRGIGYNLTHMPNQFNHDTQDEAGLEVHQFWPLVEIHCSPDLRFFLCSMYTPICLPDYHKPLPPCRSVCERAKAGCSPLMRQYGFAWPERMSCDRLPVLGGDAEVLCMDYNRSEVTTAPPKSFPAKPTPPGVPAPGGECTSGGQSVCKCREPFVPILKESHPLYNKVRTGQVPNCAVPCYQPSFSPDERTFATFWIGLWSVLCFISTSTTVATFLIDMERFRYPERPIIFLSACYLCVSLGFLVRLVVGHASVACSREHSHIHYETTGPALCTVVFLLVYFFGMASSIWWVILSLTWFLAAGMKWGNEAIAGYAQYFHLAAWLIPSVKSITALALSSVDGDPVAGICYVGNQNLNSLRGFVLGPLVLYLLVGTLFLLAGFVSLFRIRSVIKQGGTKTDKLEKLMIRIGIFTLLYTVPASIVVACYLYEQHYRESWEAALTCTCPGPDAGQPRAKPEYWVLMLKYFMCLVVGITSGVWIWSGKTVESWRRFTSRCCCRPRRGHKSGGATATGDYAEASAVLTGRTAPPAAYHKQRQSPPVSLTS; this is encoded by the exons ATGGCTCGGCCTGACCCATCCGCGCCGCcctcgctgctgctgctgctcctggcgCAGCTGGCAGGCCGGGCGGCCGCCGCGTCCAAACCCCCGGTGTGCCAGGAAATCACCGTGCCCATGTGCCGCGGCATCGGCTACAACCTGACGCACATGCCCAACCAGTTCAACCACGACACGCAGGACGAGGCGGGCCTGGAGGTGCACCAGTTCTGGCCGCTGGTGGAGATCCACTGCTCGCCGGACCTGCGCTTCTTCCTGTGCTCCATGTACACGCCCATCTGCCTGCCGGACTACCACAAGCCGCTGCCTCCCTGCCGCTCGGTGTGCGAGCGCGCTAAGGCCGGCTGCTCGCCCCTCATGCGCCAGTACGGCTTCGCCTGGCCGGAGCGCATGAGCTGCGACCGCCTCCCGGTGCTGGGCGGGGACGCCGAAGTCCTGTGCATGGATTACAACCGCAGCGAGGTCACCACGGCGCCTCCCAAGTCCTTCCCGGCCAAGCCCACCCCCCCTGGGGTGCCAGCCCCCGGGGGTGAGTGCACCAGCGGGGGACAGTCGGTGTGCAAGTGCCGGGAGCCCTTTGTGCCCATCCTGAAGGAGTCGCACCCGCTCTACAACAAGGTCCGGACGGGCCAGGTGCCCAACTGCGCCGTACCTTGCTACCAGCCCTCCTTCAGCCCTGACGAGCGCACGTTCGCCACCTTCTGGATCGGCCTGTGGTCTGTGCTGTGCTTCATCTCCACCTCCACCACGGTGGCCACCTTCCTGATAGACATGGAGCGCTTCCGCTATCCGGAGCGGCCCATCATCTTCCTGTCCGCCTGCTACCTGTGCGTGTCGCTGGGCTTCCTGGTGCGCCTGGTCGTGGGTCATGCCAGCGTTGCCTGCAGCCGCGAGCACAGCCACATCCACTATGAGACCACGGGCCCGGCGCTGTGCACCGTCGTCTTCTTGCTGGTCTACTTCTTCGGCATGGCCAGCTCCATCTGGTGGGTCATCCTGTCCCTCACCTGGTTCCTGGCGGCTGGCATGAAGTGGGGCAACGAGGCCATCGCGGGCTATGCACAGTACTTCCACCTGGCTGCGTGGCTCATCCCCAGCGTCAAGTCCATCACCGCGCTGGCCCTGAGCTCGGTGGACGGGGACCCGGTGGCCGGCATCTGCTATGTGGGCAACCAGAACTTGAACTCGCTGCGGGGCTTCGTGCTGGGCCCGCTGGTGCTCTACCTGCTGGTGGGCACCCTCTTCCTGCTGGCGGGCTTCGTGTCTCTCTTCCGCATCCGCAGCGTCATCAAGCAGGGCGGCACCAAGACTGACAAGCTGGAGAAGCTCATGATCCGCATCGGCATCTTCACGCTGCTCTACACGGTGCCTGCCAGCATCGTGGTGGCCTGCTACCTGTATGAGCAGCACTACCGGGAGAGTTGGGAGGCTGCGCTCACCTGCACCTGCCCGGGCCCGGATGCCGGCCAGCCGCGCGCCAAGCCCGAGTACTGGGTGCTCATGCTCAAGTACTTCATGTGCCTGGTGGTGGGCATCACGTCAGGGGTCTGGATTTGGTCGGGCAAGACGGTGGAGTCATGGCGGCGCTTCACCAGCCGCTGCTGCTGCCGCCCGCGACGGGGCCACAAGAGCGGGGGCGCCACGGCCACCGGGGACTACGCGGAGGCGAGCGCGGTGCTCACGGGCAGGACCGCGCCCCCCGCCGCCTACCACAAGCAG AGACAAAGCCCACCTGTTTCCTTAACATCTTAA
- the FZD5 gene encoding frizzled-5 isoform X2 has protein sequence MARPDPSAPPSLLLLLLAQLAGRAAAASKPPVCQEITVPMCRGIGYNLTHMPNQFNHDTQDEAGLEVHQFWPLVEIHCSPDLRFFLCSMYTPICLPDYHKPLPPCRSVCERAKAGCSPLMRQYGFAWPERMSCDRLPVLGGDAEVLCMDYNRSEVTTAPPKSFPAKPTPPGVPAPGGECTSGGQSVCKCREPFVPILKESHPLYNKVRTGQVPNCAVPCYQPSFSPDERTFATFWIGLWSVLCFISTSTTVATFLIDMERFRYPERPIIFLSACYLCVSLGFLVRLVVGHASVACSREHSHIHYETTGPALCTVVFLLVYFFGMASSIWWVILSLTWFLAAGMKWGNEAIAGYAQYFHLAAWLIPSVKSITALALSSVDGDPVAGICYVGNQNLNSLRGFVLGPLVLYLLVGTLFLLAGFVSLFRIRSVIKQGGTKTDKLEKLMIRIGIFTLLYTVPASIVVACYLYEQHYRESWEAALTCTCPGPDAGQPRAKPEYWVLMLKYFMCLVVGITSGVWIWSGKTVESWRRFTSRCCCRPRRGHKSGGATATGDYAEASAVLTGRTAPPAAYHKQVSLSHV, from the coding sequence ATGGCTCGGCCTGACCCATCCGCGCCGCcctcgctgctgctgctgctcctggcgCAGCTGGCAGGCCGGGCGGCCGCCGCGTCCAAACCCCCGGTGTGCCAGGAAATCACCGTGCCCATGTGCCGCGGCATCGGCTACAACCTGACGCACATGCCCAACCAGTTCAACCACGACACGCAGGACGAGGCGGGCCTGGAGGTGCACCAGTTCTGGCCGCTGGTGGAGATCCACTGCTCGCCGGACCTGCGCTTCTTCCTGTGCTCCATGTACACGCCCATCTGCCTGCCGGACTACCACAAGCCGCTGCCTCCCTGCCGCTCGGTGTGCGAGCGCGCTAAGGCCGGCTGCTCGCCCCTCATGCGCCAGTACGGCTTCGCCTGGCCGGAGCGCATGAGCTGCGACCGCCTCCCGGTGCTGGGCGGGGACGCCGAAGTCCTGTGCATGGATTACAACCGCAGCGAGGTCACCACGGCGCCTCCCAAGTCCTTCCCGGCCAAGCCCACCCCCCCTGGGGTGCCAGCCCCCGGGGGTGAGTGCACCAGCGGGGGACAGTCGGTGTGCAAGTGCCGGGAGCCCTTTGTGCCCATCCTGAAGGAGTCGCACCCGCTCTACAACAAGGTCCGGACGGGCCAGGTGCCCAACTGCGCCGTACCTTGCTACCAGCCCTCCTTCAGCCCTGACGAGCGCACGTTCGCCACCTTCTGGATCGGCCTGTGGTCTGTGCTGTGCTTCATCTCCACCTCCACCACGGTGGCCACCTTCCTGATAGACATGGAGCGCTTCCGCTATCCGGAGCGGCCCATCATCTTCCTGTCCGCCTGCTACCTGTGCGTGTCGCTGGGCTTCCTGGTGCGCCTGGTCGTGGGTCATGCCAGCGTTGCCTGCAGCCGCGAGCACAGCCACATCCACTATGAGACCACGGGCCCGGCGCTGTGCACCGTCGTCTTCTTGCTGGTCTACTTCTTCGGCATGGCCAGCTCCATCTGGTGGGTCATCCTGTCCCTCACCTGGTTCCTGGCGGCTGGCATGAAGTGGGGCAACGAGGCCATCGCGGGCTATGCACAGTACTTCCACCTGGCTGCGTGGCTCATCCCCAGCGTCAAGTCCATCACCGCGCTGGCCCTGAGCTCGGTGGACGGGGACCCGGTGGCCGGCATCTGCTATGTGGGCAACCAGAACTTGAACTCGCTGCGGGGCTTCGTGCTGGGCCCGCTGGTGCTCTACCTGCTGGTGGGCACCCTCTTCCTGCTGGCGGGCTTCGTGTCTCTCTTCCGCATCCGCAGCGTCATCAAGCAGGGCGGCACCAAGACTGACAAGCTGGAGAAGCTCATGATCCGCATCGGCATCTTCACGCTGCTCTACACGGTGCCTGCCAGCATCGTGGTGGCCTGCTACCTGTATGAGCAGCACTACCGGGAGAGTTGGGAGGCTGCGCTCACCTGCACCTGCCCGGGCCCGGATGCCGGCCAGCCGCGCGCCAAGCCCGAGTACTGGGTGCTCATGCTCAAGTACTTCATGTGCCTGGTGGTGGGCATCACGTCAGGGGTCTGGATTTGGTCGGGCAAGACGGTGGAGTCATGGCGGCGCTTCACCAGCCGCTGCTGCTGCCGCCCGCGACGGGGCCACAAGAGCGGGGGCGCCACGGCCACCGGGGACTACGCGGAGGCGAGCGCGGTGCTCACGGGCAGGACCGCGCCCCCCGCCGCCTACCACAAGCAGGTGTCCCTGTCGCATGTGTAG